The following coding sequences are from one Streptomyces sp. NBC_00536 window:
- a CDS encoding DUF465 domain-containing protein produces MAYSQDLLTELNVPEDAFAAMVDRDRDLNQLYKEYRAKEREVSAAESNGAADGEVARLRRERLLIKTKIEEMVRPSLPEGA; encoded by the coding sequence GTGGCCTACTCCCAGGATCTCCTGACGGAACTGAACGTACCGGAGGATGCGTTCGCTGCCATGGTGGACAGGGACCGAGACCTCAACCAGCTCTACAAGGAGTACCGGGCCAAGGAGCGTGAGGTGAGCGCGGCCGAGAGCAACGGAGCGGCCGACGGCGAGGTCGCCAGGCTTCGCAGGGAACGTCTCCTGATCAAGACCAAGATCGAGGAGATGGTCCGCCCGTCCCTGCCGGAAGGCGCCTGA
- a CDS encoding LamG-like jellyroll fold domain-containing protein, whose amino-acid sequence MSVSDSGWEPQSTAEAVHFSEYADAETVARLGVSDTASLGYGVEGASHSLGRVDGSVITYPEVRQSSDLELIAGSDSIKETLLLKDKSAPTQWRFPLALNGLTAKLDGLGGIAFTDAAGKQQGWMPAGWMEDSHRGETSNEGVISSGVTYTLENSGGRQVLVVSLDKDWLSAPERVFPVKVDPSATGVKSTSGTYVEYPYNQNFASDTVIKAGTYDGGSHKAAGFLRFDGMNTGDLKNGYVISANLALYNSWSGSCTPNPVTVHEVTSDWSESTTSSYPGPATGAALGSKSFAHGWRPAGTNTWSCAAAWEGIPLGSAGRQLVDDWTHGRKPNYGLAVKASVTDSTGWKQFGSDDYPNGAPSLDVTWTKYGAAYQLGGFVQPMTATSEGTFKVTVTNQGQQTWAKNSNFKLRYDLYDANNKLLNATEWSKVRWTDMPNDVPPGGSVTLDAKIAPLAPGTYTIAWTMDEYGVNSFASQGVPGAAIKVEAVNIPPYLTGAVPPSGSLSDTLTPTLWIAAADKDRFPGALTYQFEVCEVEGKDTRKNCRQSSPGPSQSWAVPAGWLTWSKTYAWYGYANDGQAQSARTQPSLLTTQVPQPVITSHLGGTDSGRSFGERAGNYATAATDAAVPVVGPELAVTRTYNSQDPRQANAFGAGWATRWDMRAKAEADGNVVITLANGSQVRFGRNTDGTYSAPSGSTGTLTSIAGGGWTLRDASASLFTFDSAGLLTKIKDGHGREQLLTYTGDLLTKATDALSKRALTFTWSVGHVSSVSTDAIGPQAPALTWTYAYNNGRLTKVCPPTSTTACSVYEYTAGSQYRSTVLDANPVSYWRLNESEGGSAESEAVSPTGLNAGRYRDVVLGSAGVLNGTGNKAASFNGTNSHVEIPEATLSSSKVLTVELWFKTAKPGVLVGFQDKRITDEQPNKWNPALLIDTAGKLRGGFELAGEWKNPLTSTAVVTDDAWHHAVLTSSGTSETLYLDGQSVGSRTGTVDHTTKTFAYLGAGYSSVAWDGNTTQGVRYFNGSMDDVAVYHQALDASTVRAHYDARTGTSKLTKFTLPSGRTGAQITYDSDTERATQVTDASGGTWQISAPRYSAGSQAYASAVQASSPVNYWRLGDSSGAAAADEISSGGNGSYHDGVTLGSVGTFMDGDDGSVTLDGARGAVDVPAETIGGATALAVELWFRTDKPGGVLLGLQNADLGNTPTQWNPSLLIGADGKLRGELWRGVKGNSITSSAPVTDNTWHHVVLTGAAAGQTMYLDGAKVGFQAGAVTPQTVVQAYLGGGYSSAAWDGQPEGTRYFAGQLDEAAFYSKELDAGTVADHYKARTRLVAGSGGEYQGAVMADAPVSYWQLDETGGTVVRNKIAATAGDGTYTKAALATTGAFGIGDRTAAEFKGDGYAQLPGAGIIPDTDLSVELWFKTAKPGVLLSNQDRPLPEASGTWAPVLYVGSDNKLHGQYFTAGVTPTNASAATVTDDQWHHAAITAQGSTQTLYLDGTQVAQASNAPVQHQTSKYTYIGAGYTKFWPASPGDLSYFTGQMDEVAVYSTPLTGEQIAKHYNARTRASGSSLASTVTVTDPMGVKTSTTYDAVRGQRRTASTNADGGVTTYAYDTGGFLHTVTDPNGHSAVTGHDERGNTVSTTTCRDSNSCWTAFADYYSNPADPLDPRNGKPTAIRDGRSTGAGDNRFRTTTSYTALGLPDTVTLADGRTSGTTYTTGAEAAVGGGTTPAGLVATKKSTGGATTVYAYFANGDLAKSTAPSGLVTIYTYDGMGRKLSETQTSDSTPAGVTTTSVYNAMSHISSQTGPGIRNEATGVTHTAQINRTYDADGLLLTESTQDTTGGDATRTTTYRYDTHGLNESVIDPAGNESIFTHDPVGRVVGETDAAGNVVTHSFTKRGNLAESVLKDWTGDPSGQIHDLVLVSHAYDPAGRLASTTDAMGATTAFTYFDDGLKATVTAKGLTQADGTKRDVVLESNGYDGAGNLSSQTTGGGRATATHTVDATGRTIRTVFDPNGLNRVTTATYDGDDRVIEATQSIDGSDKKLTISTAYDTAGNPTKSTTTDGTDTRTTTTTFDQRGLPLTETTPRGNTSASRYDDLGRLVEQTAPQVQAEENGAAAGTVTPKTLTGYNTFGEATEARDARGMTTRTETDKLGRPTAVTLPDYTPAGGAKITAVARTTYDQLGRRASTTDPLGRATYFAYDQLGNLVRKTDPSLDGTGTALQTPGATTFNNTNTALSGGGVSTYTWTPTGLPLSATDPTGARTESTYDELGRQLTATTVERKPLLQNLVSRYTWDDANNQVASTTPGGRKTSVTHNTAGEAITVTNPMGGITKSAYDGIGRTTETTDATGRKTTTAYNALGKPTAITDYGTGSTPLRTASSEYDADGNTTASLSATGARRTYAYDALGRMTSQTEPVSASDSITTTFGYDAAGNRTRLTDGRGKATYYAFTPWGLPESTIEPATTQHWTTDVRTWTTVYDAAGQAVTEQLPGGVKRQRTYDALGRLTNETGTGTAVTTRPRTLSYDLAGRMTGSGGGGVLSDNTYTYNDRGQLLSSGGPSGNSVYAYDADGSMTSRKDAAGTTVFTYDTAGRLDSTIDPLTGSGIWSDFDAAGRPSQEQYARKNGDQYQVTAKRAYTYDSLGRLTKDAVTNASGGDVQGQAYDYDLADQMLKKTTTGTTGAAANTYSYDLAGRLTSWNDGTTNVPYEWDKAGNLTKRGSITGTYDSRNRLETWGTENYAYSASGTEKTITDTADANNTRQTQSDAFERTVTNGTSNFTYDSLDRVLTHNGNAFTYDGGSNNLVTDATTTYTRSTGGALLATATTGQADTARLAVTNQHSDLVASLGPDGTAVSGSRAYDPFGKTTSTSGTNPNVGYQSGWTDPTSGEVNMAARWYQPGTGSFTSRDTWQLDPNPSAQANRYTYANASPLNGTDPSGHRMILDRPSDSYVEPVRPPVRPPIRLSPPGRPGPGFRGGGLLGLLGMISRPTTSYSYWAQQYARTQDDGRWGWSPGHFGASCNHWLCGVGTAPSRGDNYEAIGEAASGSRGGGGGGGGGGRCYTRCNTRTREYPRHVLPAPPIIQNPNKGSHAVPAPTHQATVDGAAVGNATWTLGGGWDSVYGAADILRILQGNNQLTPDQVTALQGSVNAGTGLTGNGNGDDDPCSRPRSERYDYQPLVDGAPTGARALMCPGDLKPPNSRSPRKGKWNPPGYLGVKDRNGEWVFNRSHIIGDRFHGDWVKENMFTGVRDMNFPVMEKCESRMADELAAGRKVLYSGQLEYADGRSNLPTAIRMDAATEAGQLFSVKIGNRPGKAAVC is encoded by the coding sequence ATGAGCGTCTCCGATTCGGGCTGGGAGCCCCAGTCCACGGCGGAAGCAGTGCACTTCTCCGAGTACGCAGATGCGGAGACGGTCGCCCGCCTCGGCGTGAGCGACACGGCGTCCCTCGGCTACGGGGTCGAAGGCGCCTCCCATTCTCTGGGAAGGGTCGACGGGAGCGTCATCACCTACCCGGAAGTGAGGCAGTCTTCCGACCTGGAGCTGATAGCGGGCAGTGACTCCATCAAGGAGACGCTGCTCCTCAAGGACAAGTCGGCTCCCACACAGTGGCGCTTCCCCCTGGCGCTGAACGGCCTGACCGCGAAGCTGGACGGGCTGGGCGGGATCGCGTTCACGGATGCTGCGGGCAAGCAGCAGGGCTGGATGCCCGCGGGCTGGATGGAGGACTCCCACCGCGGCGAGACCTCCAACGAGGGCGTCATCTCCTCCGGAGTGACGTACACGCTCGAGAACTCGGGCGGACGCCAGGTCCTGGTGGTCTCCCTGGACAAGGACTGGCTGTCCGCTCCTGAGCGTGTATTCCCCGTGAAGGTGGACCCCTCGGCGACCGGTGTGAAGAGTACGTCCGGCACCTACGTGGAGTACCCGTACAACCAGAACTTCGCCAGCGACACCGTCATCAAGGCCGGTACGTACGACGGCGGGTCCCACAAGGCCGCGGGCTTCTTGCGCTTCGACGGGATGAACACTGGCGACCTCAAGAACGGGTACGTGATCAGCGCGAACCTGGCGCTGTACAACTCTTGGTCAGGGTCGTGTACCCCGAACCCGGTGACGGTCCACGAGGTCACCTCGGACTGGTCGGAATCCACCACCTCCTCCTACCCCGGGCCGGCGACCGGGGCGGCTCTGGGTTCCAAGAGCTTCGCCCACGGCTGGCGCCCGGCCGGTACGAACACCTGGTCGTGCGCAGCAGCCTGGGAGGGTATCCCGCTCGGCTCCGCGGGCCGTCAGCTGGTCGATGACTGGACCCACGGCCGCAAGCCGAACTACGGCCTGGCCGTCAAGGCGTCGGTCACGGACTCGACGGGCTGGAAGCAGTTCGGCTCGGACGACTACCCCAATGGCGCCCCGAGCCTGGACGTGACGTGGACGAAGTACGGGGCGGCGTACCAGTTGGGCGGCTTCGTCCAGCCGATGACGGCCACCTCCGAAGGCACTTTCAAGGTCACGGTCACCAATCAGGGCCAGCAGACCTGGGCGAAGAACAGCAACTTCAAGCTGCGCTACGACCTCTACGACGCCAACAACAAACTGCTCAACGCCACCGAATGGAGCAAGGTCCGCTGGACGGACATGCCGAACGACGTACCCCCGGGCGGTTCCGTCACTCTTGACGCGAAGATCGCGCCGCTCGCCCCCGGGACGTACACGATCGCGTGGACGATGGATGAGTACGGGGTCAACTCTTTCGCCTCCCAGGGCGTCCCCGGAGCAGCCATCAAGGTCGAGGCGGTGAACATCCCGCCCTACCTGACCGGTGCGGTTCCGCCGAGCGGTTCCCTCAGCGACACCCTCACTCCCACGCTGTGGATCGCCGCGGCTGACAAGGACCGCTTCCCCGGTGCCCTGACATATCAGTTCGAGGTGTGCGAGGTCGAGGGCAAGGACACGCGCAAGAACTGCCGCCAGTCCTCTCCCGGCCCCTCGCAGAGCTGGGCGGTGCCCGCCGGGTGGCTGACCTGGTCCAAGACGTACGCATGGTACGGGTACGCCAACGACGGACAGGCGCAGTCGGCCCGCACTCAGCCGTCGCTGCTGACCACCCAGGTCCCGCAGCCGGTGATCACCTCGCACCTGGGAGGCACCGACAGCGGCCGTAGTTTCGGCGAGCGCGCCGGTAATTACGCTACCGCCGCGACCGACGCCGCTGTGCCCGTGGTCGGCCCTGAGCTCGCGGTCACGCGCACCTACAACTCTCAGGATCCCCGGCAGGCCAACGCCTTCGGCGCCGGCTGGGCCACCCGCTGGGACATGCGCGCCAAGGCCGAGGCCGATGGAAACGTGGTCATCACCCTCGCCAACGGCAGCCAGGTCCGCTTCGGGCGCAACACGGACGGCACCTACAGCGCCCCCTCCGGTTCGACGGGCACCCTGACCTCGATCGCGGGCGGCGGATGGACACTGCGGGATGCGAGCGCGTCCCTCTTCACCTTCGACAGCGCGGGCCTGCTGACGAAGATCAAGGACGGTCACGGCCGGGAACAGCTCCTCACCTACACCGGTGATCTGCTGACGAAGGCGACGGACGCGCTGTCGAAGCGGGCGCTCACCTTCACCTGGAGCGTCGGGCATGTCAGCTCCGTCTCCACCGATGCCATCGGCCCGCAGGCCCCGGCCCTCACCTGGACCTACGCCTACAACAATGGCCGGTTGACGAAGGTCTGCCCGCCCACGTCGACCACCGCGTGCTCGGTGTACGAGTACACCGCCGGTTCGCAGTACCGCAGCACGGTGCTCGACGCCAATCCGGTCTCTTACTGGCGGCTCAACGAGAGCGAGGGCGGGAGCGCTGAAAGCGAGGCGGTCTCACCTACCGGCCTGAACGCGGGCCGCTACCGTGACGTCGTACTCGGCAGTGCGGGTGTCCTGAACGGGACGGGCAACAAGGCCGCCTCGTTCAATGGTACGAACTCCCACGTGGAGATCCCGGAAGCCACCCTGTCCTCCTCCAAGGTCCTGACCGTAGAACTCTGGTTCAAGACGGCCAAGCCCGGCGTCCTCGTCGGATTCCAGGACAAGCGGATCACCGACGAACAACCGAACAAGTGGAATCCGGCCCTGCTCATCGACACGGCCGGCAAGCTCCGCGGCGGCTTCGAACTGGCCGGCGAATGGAAGAACCCGCTGACCTCGACGGCCGTCGTCACCGACGACGCGTGGCACCATGCGGTCCTCACGAGCAGTGGCACCAGCGAGACCCTCTACCTCGACGGCCAGAGCGTCGGCTCCCGCACCGGGACGGTCGACCACACCACGAAGACGTTCGCGTACCTGGGCGCCGGCTACTCCAGCGTGGCATGGGACGGCAACACCACCCAGGGGGTCCGCTACTTCAACGGCAGCATGGACGACGTCGCCGTCTACCACCAGGCCCTGGACGCCAGCACGGTCCGCGCTCACTACGACGCGCGTACCGGCACCTCCAAGCTCACCAAGTTCACCCTTCCCTCCGGACGCACCGGCGCCCAGATCACGTACGACAGTGACACCGAACGAGCCACCCAGGTCACCGACGCGTCGGGCGGCACCTGGCAGATCTCCGCACCCCGCTACTCCGCGGGCTCACAGGCCTACGCCTCGGCCGTACAGGCGAGCAGCCCCGTCAACTACTGGCGCCTCGGCGACAGCAGCGGCGCTGCGGCAGCCGATGAGATATCCAGCGGCGGCAACGGCTCCTACCATGACGGCGTCACCCTCGGTTCCGTCGGCACGTTCATGGACGGAGACGACGGCTCGGTCACCCTGGACGGTGCCAGGGGCGCGGTGGACGTGCCCGCTGAGACCATTGGCGGCGCGACGGCCCTGGCGGTCGAGCTGTGGTTCCGCACCGACAAGCCAGGCGGAGTGCTCCTCGGGCTGCAGAACGCGGACCTCGGCAACACCCCCACGCAGTGGAATCCCAGCCTGCTCATCGGCGCCGACGGCAAGCTCCGCGGTGAACTGTGGCGCGGCGTCAAGGGCAACTCGATCACCAGCAGTGCCCCGGTGACGGACAACACCTGGCACCACGTGGTGCTCACCGGCGCCGCCGCAGGCCAGACCATGTACCTGGACGGCGCGAAAGTCGGATTCCAGGCTGGCGCTGTCACACCGCAGACCGTGGTCCAGGCCTACCTCGGCGGCGGATACTCCAGTGCCGCCTGGGACGGTCAGCCGGAGGGCACACGGTACTTCGCCGGTCAGCTCGACGAAGCCGCCTTCTACAGCAAGGAACTGGACGCCGGAACGGTCGCCGACCACTACAAGGCCCGTACCCGCTTGGTCGCCGGAAGCGGCGGCGAGTATCAGGGCGCTGTGATGGCCGACGCCCCGGTCAGCTACTGGCAGCTTGACGAGACGGGCGGCACCGTCGTCCGCAACAAGATCGCGGCAACGGCGGGCGACGGCACCTACACCAAGGCTGCTCTCGCCACCACCGGCGCGTTCGGCATCGGGGACCGTACGGCAGCCGAATTCAAGGGGGACGGCTACGCCCAGCTCCCCGGCGCCGGGATCATTCCCGACACCGACCTCTCGGTCGAACTCTGGTTCAAGACCGCGAAGCCGGGTGTGCTCCTCAGCAACCAGGACCGGCCCCTGCCAGAAGCGTCGGGTACCTGGGCGCCCGTGCTCTACGTCGGGTCCGACAACAAACTCCACGGCCAATACTTCACCGCCGGGGTCACGCCCACCAACGCCTCGGCCGCCACAGTGACCGACGACCAGTGGCACCATGCGGCGATCACCGCCCAGGGATCGACGCAGACCCTCTACCTGGACGGCACCCAGGTCGCCCAGGCCTCCAATGCACCCGTCCAGCACCAGACCAGCAAGTACACCTACATAGGAGCCGGCTACACCAAGTTCTGGCCCGCCTCTCCCGGTGACCTCAGCTACTTCACCGGTCAGATGGACGAGGTCGCCGTCTACTCGACTCCCCTCACGGGTGAGCAGATCGCCAAGCACTACAACGCCCGCACCCGCGCGTCAGGCTCTTCCCTCGCCTCGACCGTGACCGTCACCGACCCCATGGGTGTCAAGACCAGCACCACCTACGACGCCGTGCGGGGGCAGCGTCGCACCGCCTCGACCAACGCCGACGGCGGTGTGACGACGTACGCCTACGACACCGGCGGCTTCCTCCACACGGTCACCGACCCCAACGGCCACTCCGCGGTCACCGGCCACGACGAGCGCGGCAACACCGTCTCGACGACCACCTGCCGGGACAGCAACTCCTGCTGGACCGCGTTCGCCGACTACTATTCCAACCCCGCCGACCCCCTGGACCCCAGGAACGGCAAGCCGACGGCCATCCGGGACGGGCGCTCCACCGGAGCGGGCGACAACCGCTTCCGGACCACCACGTCGTACACGGCGCTCGGCCTGCCCGACACCGTGACCCTCGCCGACGGCCGCACCTCCGGCACGACCTACACCACGGGTGCCGAAGCCGCAGTGGGCGGAGGCACGACGCCCGCAGGCCTGGTCGCGACGAAGAAGAGCACGGGTGGCGCGACCACCGTGTACGCCTACTTCGCCAACGGTGACCTGGCGAAGTCGACCGCCCCGTCCGGCCTCGTCACCATCTACACGTACGACGGCATGGGCCGCAAGCTGTCCGAGACCCAGACCTCCGACAGCACGCCCGCGGGTGTGACCACGACCTCCGTCTACAACGCCATGTCCCACATCTCCTCGCAGACCGGCCCCGGCATCAGGAACGAGGCCACCGGCGTCACCCACACCGCTCAGATCAACCGCACCTACGACGCGGACGGTCTGCTGCTCACCGAGTCCACCCAGGACACGACGGGCGGGGACGCGACGCGGACGACGACGTACCGGTACGACACGCACGGCCTCAATGAGAGCGTGATCGACCCGGCCGGCAACGAGAGCATCTTCACTCACGACCCGGTGGGCCGTGTCGTGGGGGAGACGGATGCCGCGGGCAACGTCGTCACCCACTCCTTCACCAAGCGCGGCAACCTGGCCGAGTCGGTCCTGAAGGACTGGACGGGCGATCCGTCCGGTCAGATCCACGACCTGGTGCTGGTCTCCCACGCCTACGACCCGGCGGGCCGCCTCGCCTCCACCACGGACGCCATGGGCGCGACCACCGCGTTCACTTACTTCGACGACGGCCTCAAGGCCACGGTGACGGCGAAGGGCCTCACCCAGGCCGACGGAACCAAGCGCGATGTCGTTCTGGAAAGCAACGGCTACGACGGCGCAGGCAACCTCAGCAGCCAGACGACCGGCGGCGGCCGTGCCACGGCGACCCACACGGTCGACGCCACGGGGCGCACCATACGCACGGTCTTCGACCCCAACGGCCTCAACCGGGTCACGACCGCGACCTACGACGGTGACGACCGGGTCATCGAAGCGACGCAGTCGATCGACGGCTCCGACAAGAAGCTGACCATCAGCACGGCGTACGACACGGCGGGCAATCCCACGAAGTCGACCACCACGGACGGCACCGATACGCGCACCACCACCACGACCTTCGACCAGCGCGGACTCCCGCTGACCGAGACCACCCCGCGCGGTAACACCAGCGCCAGCCGCTACGACGATCTCGGCCGTCTCGTCGAGCAGACCGCACCCCAGGTACAGGCCGAGGAGAACGGCGCGGCAGCAGGCACGGTCACGCCCAAGACCCTCACCGGCTACAACACCTTCGGCGAAGCCACCGAAGCGCGCGACGCACGCGGCATGACGACCCGTACCGAGACCGACAAGCTGGGACGTCCCACGGCCGTCACGCTTCCGGACTACACCCCCGCGGGCGGAGCGAAGATCACCGCCGTCGCTCGCACGACGTACGACCAGCTCGGTCGGCGGGCCTCGACCACGGACCCGCTGGGCCGTGCGACGTACTTCGCCTACGACCAACTGGGCAACCTCGTCCGCAAGACGGATCCCTCACTCGACGGCACCGGAACAGCGCTGCAGACCCCGGGAGCTACCACCTTCAACAACACCAACACGGCATTGTCGGGCGGCGGCGTCAGCACCTACACCTGGACCCCGACCGGCCTGCCCCTCTCGGCCACCGACCCGACCGGAGCCCGCACCGAATCCACCTACGACGAACTCGGCCGCCAACTGACCGCGACCACCGTCGAACGCAAGCCCCTCCTGCAGAACCTGGTCTCCCGCTACACCTGGGACGACGCGAACAACCAGGTCGCCTCCACCACTCCCGGCGGCCGCAAGACCTCGGTCACACACAACACCGCGGGCGAAGCCATAACGGTCACCAACCCCATGGGAGGCATCACCAAGTCGGCCTACGACGGCATCGGCCGCACGACCGAGACCACCGACGCCACCGGCCGCAAGACCACGACGGCGTACAACGCACTCGGCAAGCCCACCGCCATCACCGACTACGGCACCGGCAGCACCCCGCTGCGTACGGCCTCCTCCGAATACGACGCCGACGGCAACACGACGGCTTCGCTCTCGGCTACCGGCGCGCGGCGGACCTACGCCTACGACGCGCTCGGCCGGATGACCAGCCAGACCGAGCCCGTCAGCGCGTCGGACTCCATCACCACCACCTTCGGCTACGACGCAGCGGGCAACCGCACGCGTCTCACCGACGGCCGCGGCAAGGCGACGTACTACGCCTTCACCCCGTGGGGTCTGCCGGAGTCGACCATCGAACCCGCTACCACCCAGCACTGGACCACGGACGTCCGCACCTGGACCACGGTGTACGACGCCGCAGGGCAGGCGGTCACCGAACAGCTGCCCGGCGGGGTCAAGCGCCAACGCACCTACGATGCCCTCGGCCGCCTCACCAACGAGACCGGCACCGGCACGGCCGTGACCACGCGGCCCCGCACGCTCTCCTACGACCTGGCCGGACGCATGACCGGCTCCGGCGGAGGCGGCGTTCTCTCGGACAACACCTACACCTACAACGACCGCGGACAACTGCTGTCCTCCGGCGGCCCTTCGGGCAACTCCGTCTACGCCTACGACGCCGACGGATCAATGACCTCGCGCAAGGACGCGGCAGGCACCACGGTCTTCACCTATGACACGGCCGGCCGCCTCGACTCCACCATCGACCCGCTGACGGGTTCGGGAATCTGGAGCGACTTCGACGCGGCAGGCCGTCCCAGCCAGGAGCAGTACGCCCGTAAGAACGGCGACCAGTACCAGGTCACCGCCAAGCGGGCCTACACCTACGACAGCCTCGGACGCCTCACCAAGGACGCCGTCACCAACGCGTCCGGAGGCGACGTCCAAGGCCAGGCCTACGACTACGACCTCGCCGACCAGATGCTGAAGAAGACCACCACCGGCACGACCGGGGCAGCCGCAAACACCTACTCCTACGACCTCGCCGGCCGCCTGACCTCATGGAACGACGGCACCACCAACGTTCCCTACGAGTGGGACAAGGCCGGAAACCTCACCAAACGCGGCAGCATCACCGGCACCTACGACTCCCGAAACCGCTTGGAGACCTGGGGTACCGAGAACTACGCGTACAGCGCCAGCGGTACCGAGAAGACGATCACGGACACCGCTGACGCCAACAACACCCGCCAGACCCAGTCGGACGCCTTCGAGCGCACCGTCACCAACGGGACCAGCAACTTCACATACGACAGCCTCGACCGCGTCCTGACCCACAACGGAAACGCCTTCACCTACGACGGCGGATCCAACAACCTGGTCACCGACGCCACCACCACCTACACCCGCAGCACCGGCGGCGCCCTCCTGGCCACCGCCACCACAGGCCAGGCCGACACGGCCCGCCTCGCCGTCACCAACCAGCACTCCGACCTCGTCGCCAGCCTGGGCCCCGACGGGACCGCCGTCAGTGGCTCCCGCGCCTACGACCCCTTCGGCAAGACCACCTCAACCAGCGGAACCAACCCCAACGTCGGCTACCAGTCGGGCTGGACCGACCCCACCAGCGGCGAAGTGAACATGGCAGCCCGCTGGTACCAACCGGGCACCGGCAGCTTCACCAGCCGCGACACCTGGCAACTGGACCCGAACCCATCAGCCCAGGCAAACCGCTACACATACGCCAACGCCAGCCCCCTGAACGGCACGGACCCGTCGGGGCATCGCATGATTCTCGACCGCCCCAGCGATTCGTATGTAGAGCCCGTTCGACCGCCCGTTCGGCCGCCCATTCGACTCAGCCCGCCCGGCCGACCCGGCCCCGGCTTCCGTGGCGGCGGTCTCCTGGGTCTGCTCGGAATGATCTCGCGCCCCACGACGAGTTACTCCTACTGGGCCCAGCAGTATGCTCGAACTCAGGATGACGGCCGGTGGGGTTGGAGCCCTGGCCACTTCGGCGCCTCCTGTAACCACTGGTTGTGCGGAGTTGGCACAGCTCCCAGTCGCGGTGACAACTACGAGGCGATAGGAGAAGCGGCTAGTGGGTCCAGGGGAGGCGGAGGAGGAGGCGGAGGAGGCGGACGCTGCTACACCAGGTGCAACACGCGCACCCGCGAGTACCCGCGCCACGTCCTGCCTGCGCCTCCGATCATCCAGAACCCGAACAAGGGCTCGCACGCCGTTCCGGCACCGACGCACCAGGCCACAGTCGACGGAGCTGCGGTCGGCAATGCGACTTGGACGCTCGGCGGCGGGTGGGATTCCGTGTATGGAGCTGCGGATATTCTCCGAATTCTCCAAGGCAA
- a CDS encoding 2'-5' RNA ligase family protein, translated as MPGLEPVPAAWAHLTLLHAGPDDQYTPEEIARVIELLRAGAASVPPFDIELSRPSVGKVALEMAGRPGAPSRRLWEIATAAFEAVAPKRWPLIPEQHAPHMSIAYGPSSAAKANPTLMKVWLSDHGPGPVTLRAEKAVLVSERHDGARITWTHIAEVPLGAAS; from the coding sequence ATGCCCGGCCTGGAGCCGGTACCCGCAGCGTGGGCGCACCTTACGCTCCTTCACGCCGGCCCCGACGATCAGTACACGCCCGAGGAGATCGCCAGGGTCATCGAGCTGTTACGGGCCGGGGCCGCCTCGGTACCTCCGTTCGATATCGAGCTTTCCCGCCCGTCCGTGGGCAAAGTCGCCCTGGAGATGGCGGGACGGCCCGGCGCGCCATCGCGACGCCTCTGGGAGATTGCCACGGCGGCATTCGAGGCGGTGGCCCCGAAGCGGTGGCCGCTCATCCCCGAACAGCACGCCCCTCACATGTCGATCGCATACGGCCCCAGTTCGGCCGCTAAGGCCAACCCCACTCTAATGAAAGTGTGGTTGAGCGATCACGGACCGGGACCGGTGACCCTGCGCGCGGAGAAGGCAGTGCTGGTGTCCGAGCGACACGACGGCGCGCGCATCACGTGGACTCACATCGCTGAGGTTCCTCTCGGGGCCGCCTCGTGA
- a CDS encoding glycine-rich domain-containing protein: MGTVTPSREDVAAAVALVDQVDLKPINRKLQDDDPETWTVEALAEAEQRYRRFLVLNLLHPHTTLSVDHALDEYWHQHILDTRKYAEDCQLLFGYFLHHDPYFGLDKDGDEWLENVAMFSATQDLYEEAFGEPYSTKKRLTIDKAVGGAGSTVDPGRVYAFPQACKSGQHCNKIISPESFDPDIPDLPRKPITPLSLEEPGE, translated from the coding sequence ATGGGCACGGTCACGCCCTCGCGGGAGGACGTTGCCGCGGCGGTTGCCCTGGTGGACCAGGTTGACCTCAAGCCGATCAACCGCAAGCTGCAGGATGACGACCCGGAAACATGGACCGTGGAGGCCCTCGCCGAGGCCGAGCAGAGGTACCGCCGGTTCCTGGTGCTGAACCTGCTGCACCCGCACACCACGCTCTCCGTCGACCACGCGCTCGACGAATACTGGCACCAGCACATCCTGGACACGCGCAAATACGCCGAGGACTGCCAGCTCCTCTTCGGTTACTTCCTTCACCACGACCCGTACTTCGGTCTCGACAAGGATGGCGACGAGTGGCTGGAGAACGTTGCGATGTTCTCGGCAACACAGGACCTCTACGAGGAAGCATTCGGGGAGCCGTACTCGACGAAGAAGCGGCTCACCATCGACAAGGCGGTCGGCGGCGCCGGATCCACCGTCGATCCGGGGCGGGTTTACGCGTTTCCGCAGGCATGTAAAAGCGGGCAGCACTGCAACAAGATCATCAGTCCGGAAAGCTTCGACCCGGACATCCCGGACCTGCCGCGGAAGCCGATCACGCCCCTGTCGCTCGAGGAGCCGGGCGAGTAG